One genomic window of Portunus trituberculatus isolate SZX2019 unplaced genomic scaffold, ASM1759143v1 PGA_scaffold_205__4_contigs__length_1045770, whole genome shotgun sequence includes the following:
- the LOC123500358 gene encoding protein ALP1-like, protein MEDIALCGVSACLVIIADEDGRNRKRKRWWCRDLFEEGPRFAVGLLDKLKLNDATGFTNFTRLTPTDFEELLLMVGGQIMKQDTKFRETIPASVRLGVTLRFLASGDSFASLMYTFRISKQAISQIVPEVCEAIISALKQYVKKPSSEAEWRIVANDFETRWNFPHCLGSIDGKHIQMIAPAHSGSLYYNYKNTFSIVLLGVADGNYNFLYADVGCQGRISDGGVFKFTSLYNTLENNSAHVPSVEALPGRTEPVPYVLVGDDAFAMSSYLMKPYPGRALDIPKRVFNYRLSRARRIIENVFGIMSCKFRVFLKPIALQPCKVESVVLACIYLHNFLRRNSVSRQSYTPPGSFDSCDTDGNMIAGSWRRDINECDRLLDLMHVPRRASDNLHKIRDEFCSYFVSEQGTVPWQYDAII, encoded by the exons ATGGAGGACATTGCTCTGTGCGGGGTGAGCGCGTGCCTAGTGATAATTGCcgatgaagatggaagaaacagaaaacgcaAACGTTGGTGGTGTCGCGATTTGTTTGAGGAGGGGCCGAGATTTGCTGTTGGACTATTGGATAAATTGAAACTGAACGACGCCACGGGTTTCACAAATTTCACCCGCCTAACACCTACAGATTTCGAAGAGTTACTTCTGATGGTCGGAGGGCAAATAATGAAACAGGACACCAAATTTAGAGAAACAATACCAGCGTCTGTTCGACTTGGTGTCACACTGCGATTCCTTGCAAGTGGAGACTCCTTCGCAAGCCTCATGTACACATTCAGGATATCAAAACAGGCAATATCACAAATAGTCCCAGAAGTTTGCGAAGCAATTATTTCAGCACTGAAACAATATGTGAAG AAACCATCTTCCGAAGCTGAATGGAGAATTGTTGCTAATGACTTCGAGACAAGATGGAATTTTCCACACTGCTTAGGGAGCATTGATGGCAAGCACATTCAGATGATTGCACCTGCCCATAGCGGCAGTTTGTATTACAACTACAAAAACACCTTTAGTATAGTGTTGCTTGGTGTTGCAGATGGTAACTACAACTTTTTGTACGCTGATGTTGGGTGTCAAGGCCGCATTTCTGACGGGGGTGTTTTTAAGTTCACCTCATTGTATAATACCCTAGAGAACAATTCGGCACATGTACCCAGTGTTGAGGCATTACCAGGTAGAACGGAGCCGGTACCGTATGTTCTAGTAGGAGATGACGCTTTTGCTATGTCCTCATACTTGATGAAACCATACCCTGGTCGTGCATTAGACATCCCTAAACGAGTGTTCAACTACAGACTAAGTAGAGCTCGAAGGATCATAGAAAATGTGTTTGGAATAATGTCATGTAAATTCAGAGTGTTTCTTAAGCCCATTGCTTTACAACCATGTAAAGTTGAATCTGTGGTTTTAGCATGCATATATTTGCACAACTTTTTACGCAGGAATTCTGTTTCAAGACAGAGCTACACGCCTCCTGGAAGTTTCGACTCTTGTGACACAGATGGCAATATGATAGCAGGATCTTGGAGAAGAGACATCAATGAATGTGATCGTTTGTTGGATTTGATGCATGTTCCACGAAGAGCTTCGGATAACTTACATAAAATCCGTGATGAATTTTGCAGCTATTTTGTTTCTGAACAGGGAACTGTGCCTTGGCAGTATGACGCCATAATCTAA